Proteins co-encoded in one Thermoanaerobaculia bacterium genomic window:
- a CDS encoding biopolymer transporter ExbD translates to MDLGGDKGNIRSEINVTPLVDVCLVLLIIFMVVTPMLGTGDITLPQTAQPSKKPEDQKQIVLNVKYGNPPILGIHDDLGDNIYSRPDFEKQLDEDYQRNSTRPVVIKADTRLSWKQVRDVMRIAKDAGFENVGLITDKKQKPGQ, encoded by the coding sequence ATGGACCTCGGTGGGGACAAGGGAAACATCCGGAGCGAGATCAACGTCACGCCGCTCGTGGACGTCTGTCTCGTGCTGCTGATCATCTTCATGGTCGTGACTCCGATGCTCGGCACCGGAGACATCACGCTGCCGCAGACCGCCCAGCCCTCGAAGAAGCCCGAGGACCAGAAGCAGATCGTCCTCAACGTGAAATACGGCAACCCGCCGATTCTCGGGATCCATGACGACCTGGGCGATAACATCTACTCCCGCCCGGATTTCGAGAAACAACTCGACGAGGATTACCAGCGCAATTCGACCCGGCCCGTCGTCATCAAGGCGGACACGCGCCTCTCGTGGAAGCAGGTTCGCGACGTGATGCGCATCGCGAAGGACGCCGGCTTCGAGAACGTCGGGCTCATCACCGACAAGAAGCAGAAGCCCGGCCAGTAA
- a CDS encoding biopolymer transporter ExbD: MEMGKVGNVRSEINVTPLVDVCLVLLIIFIVIQPMTQMGYNATIPPKAPPSATPSAPPPDQLVVSYTADKKIFLNKQEMTQTALVTQLGQILENRREKVVFFSVDDTANYGETMNVMDAVRNSTGYKENAEEGVKIGIVMEPVPVR, translated from the coding sequence ATGGAAATGGGAAAAGTCGGCAACGTCCGGAGCGAGATCAACGTCACCCCGCTCGTCGACGTGTGCCTCGTCCTCCTCATCATCTTCATCGTGATCCAGCCCATGACGCAGATGGGCTACAACGCGACCATCCCCCCGAAGGCGCCCCCGTCGGCGACCCCGTCCGCGCCGCCTCCGGACCAGCTCGTCGTCTCCTACACGGCCGACAAGAAGATCTTCCTCAACAAGCAGGAGATGACGCAGACGGCCCTCGTGACTCAACTCGGGCAGATCCTCGAAAATCGCCGGGAGAAGGTCGTCTTCTTCTCGGTCGACGACACCGCGAACTACGGCGAGACGATGAACGTCATGGACGCCGTCCGGAACTCGACGGGATACAAGGAGAACGCCGAAGAAGGCGTGAAGATCGGCATCGTCATGGAGCCCGTGCCCGTCCGCTAG
- a CDS encoding sodium-translocating pyrophosphatase: MPIIFLCSGGALVFAWGLARWVLKRDTGTPAMKAISDAIKEGAEAFMRRQNRTIASLALVLAAVIFVLYAYAKGDMQLAATTTVSFILGAACSLIAGYVGMWVSIRANIRTASAARTSLNGALQTALRAGAVSGLFVVAMSLLGVGGLFAVLRAMGEDPKRIPFLIVGYGFGASFVALFAQVGGGIYTKAADVGADLVGKVEAGIPEDDPRNPAVIADLVGDNVGDCAGRGADLFESTAAENIGAMILGVALWPYFGLGGVLFPLVARAFGIVASIIGVLVVKTKEDVDPMVALNRGYYVTALLAMAGFAFTTRWLLNTAEAPAAWWHFLICGVIGILTSQAFVYITQYYTEYKYRPVREIAEASQTGPATNIITGIAVGFECTALPVVVISIAIIASYYVGRASGIAHAGLFGTAVATMGMLSTAAYILAMDTFGPITDNAGGIVEMSQQPEEIRKKTDRLDAVGNTTKALTKGYAIGSAALAAFLLFSAYLDDATELMRQKGLLGVTERLHVDMSKPEVFIGGLLGAMLVFLFSALCIRAVGKAAYFVINDVRAQFKEKPGILAGTEKPDYGRTVDIVTRGALKQMVLPGLLAVGMPIAVGILFRFLGIGAETVASFLMVGTIAGILMATFLNNAGGAWDNAKKYIEMGIYGGKRSEAHKAAVVGDTVGDPFKDTAGPSLHVLIKLLSTITLVLAPLFI; the protein is encoded by the coding sequence ATGCCGATCATCTTCCTGTGTTCCGGGGGCGCGCTCGTGTTCGCCTGGGGCCTCGCGCGCTGGGTCCTGAAGCGCGACACCGGCACTCCCGCGATGAAAGCCATCTCGGACGCCATCAAGGAGGGCGCGGAGGCGTTCATGCGGCGTCAGAACCGCACGATCGCGTCGCTCGCGCTCGTCCTCGCGGCGGTGATCTTCGTGCTGTACGCCTACGCGAAGGGAGACATGCAGCTCGCCGCGACGACGACCGTGTCGTTCATCCTCGGGGCCGCGTGCTCGCTGATCGCCGGCTACGTCGGAATGTGGGTCTCGATCCGGGCGAACATCCGCACGGCGTCGGCGGCGAGAACGTCGTTGAACGGCGCCCTCCAGACGGCGCTGCGCGCGGGAGCGGTCTCCGGCCTCTTCGTGGTCGCGATGTCGCTGCTCGGCGTCGGGGGCCTCTTCGCGGTCCTGCGCGCGATGGGAGAGGATCCGAAGCGGATACCGTTCCTGATCGTCGGCTACGGGTTCGGGGCCTCGTTCGTCGCGCTCTTCGCCCAGGTGGGCGGAGGCATCTACACGAAGGCGGCGGACGTCGGCGCCGACCTCGTCGGCAAGGTCGAGGCGGGTATTCCCGAGGACGATCCGCGCAACCCGGCCGTGATCGCGGACCTCGTCGGGGACAACGTCGGCGACTGCGCGGGCCGCGGCGCCGACCTCTTCGAATCGACGGCCGCCGAGAACATCGGCGCCATGATCCTCGGCGTCGCCCTCTGGCCCTATTTCGGCCTCGGCGGCGTGCTCTTCCCGCTGGTCGCGCGCGCCTTCGGGATCGTGGCGTCGATCATCGGCGTTCTCGTGGTGAAGACGAAGGAAGACGTGGATCCGATGGTCGCGTTGAACCGCGGCTACTACGTCACCGCCCTCCTCGCGATGGCCGGGTTCGCCTTCACGACCCGCTGGCTCCTGAACACCGCGGAGGCTCCCGCGGCCTGGTGGCACTTCCTGATCTGCGGCGTCATCGGCATCCTGACGTCGCAGGCGTTCGTCTACATCACGCAGTACTACACGGAGTACAAGTACCGTCCGGTGCGCGAGATCGCGGAGGCTTCGCAGACCGGCCCCGCGACGAACATCATCACGGGGATCGCCGTCGGTTTCGAGTGTACCGCGCTTCCGGTGGTCGTCATCTCGATCGCGATCATCGCGAGCTACTACGTCGGGCGGGCCTCGGGGATCGCTCACGCGGGGCTGTTCGGCACCGCGGTCGCGACGATGGGAATGCTCTCGACCGCCGCGTACATTCTCGCGATGGACACCTTCGGCCCGATCACCGACAACGCGGGCGGCATCGTCGAGATGTCGCAGCAGCCGGAGGAGATCCGCAAGAAGACGGATCGCCTCGACGCGGTCGGCAACACGACGAAGGCCCTGACCAAGGGATACGCGATCGGCTCCGCGGCGCTCGCGGCGTTCCTGCTCTTCTCGGCCTACCTCGACGACGCGACCGAGCTCATGCGCCAGAAGGGGCTTCTCGGCGTCACCGAACGCCTCCACGTCGACATGAGCAAGCCCGAGGTGTTCATCGGCGGGCTCCTCGGCGCGATGCTCGTCTTCCTCTTCTCGGCCCTCTGCATTCGCGCGGTCGGCAAGGCCGCTTACTTCGTGATCAACGACGTTCGGGCGCAGTTCAAGGAGAAGCCGGGCATCCTCGCCGGCACCGAGAAACCCGACTACGGCCGCACCGTCGACATCGTCACCCGCGGCGCGTTGAAGCAGATGGTGCTCCCCGGCCTCCTCGCGGTGGGCATGCCGATCGCGGTCGGGATCCTCTTCCGGTTCCTCGGGATCGGCGCCGAGACCGTGGCCTCCTTCCTGATGGTCGGCACGATCGCCGGGATCCTGATGGCCACGTTCCTGAACAACGCCGGCGGCGCGTGGGACAACGCGAAGAAGTACATCGAGATGGGAATCTACGGCGGAAAGCGTTCCGAAGCCCACAAGGCCGCGGTCGTCGGCGACACGGTCGGCGACCCCTTCAAGGACACGGCGGGGCCGTCGCTGCACGTCCTCATCAAGCTCCTCTCGACCATTACGCTGGTGCTCGCGCCCCTCTTCATTTAG